A window of the Oryza brachyantha chromosome 5, ObraRS2, whole genome shotgun sequence genome harbors these coding sequences:
- the LOC121054527 gene encoding glutaredoxin-C7, with protein sequence MQGGGGVSCAVAGEAPRGAAGLLGLTFDPPGGEPPAERIGRLVRESPVVIFARRGCCMCHVMRRLLAAVGAHATVIELDEAAEEAAASAAAATAVPALFVGGAPVGGLDGLMGLHLSGRLVPRLREVGALCG encoded by the coding sequence ATgcagggaggaggcggcgtgagctgcgcggtggccggcgaggCGCCGAGGGGGGCGGCCGGCCTGCTGGGGCTCACGTTCGACCCGCCGGGAGGGGAGCCGCCGGCGGAGCGGATCGGGCGGCTGGTGCGGGAGAGCCCCGTGGTGATCTTCGCGAGGCGCGGCTGCTGCATGTGCCACGTCATGCGccgcctgctcgccgccgtgggCGCGCACGCCACCGTCATCGAGCTCGACGAggccgccgaggaggccgcggcgtcggccgccgccgccaccgccgtccccgcgctcttcgtcggcggcgcccccGTCGGCGGCCTCGACGGCCTCATGGGCCTCCACCTCAGCGGCCGCCTCGTCCCGCGCCTCAGGGAGGTCGGCGCCCTCTGCGgctag
- the LOC102718178 gene encoding uncharacterized protein LOC102718178, which translates to MPLSPPEKDGRRQDAKERLKATSQVAPAAFRVAACEATMGLYMEAGQDINTSVSPDNLVDISIKDDNIKWSEHNYLKFWVNAIKGLIALLNGESESGNEQTENVVLSYGEYLHCLGDFPSATQMYERVLEALSTQNMSGKFLSACNMIPEEVSLGATCSYGQLLSHSGKFNEAEDYLTRALKKAEEKFGANHPKVGIVLTCVARMYKLKSKIGRRERERKRKKKGEREIEEREEKREEDDIRGPVVIDSE; encoded by the exons atgCCTCTGTCGCCGCCTGAGAAAGA TGGAAGACGCCAAGATGCAAAGGAAAGGCTCAAAGCAACCAGCCAAGTTGCTCCTGCAGCTTTCAGAG TTGCAGCATGTGAAGCAACAATGGGACTCTACATGGAAGCAGGCCAG GATATCAACACCTCTGTGTCCCCAGATAATTTGGTTGACATATCAATCAAGGATGATAATATCAAATGGTCGGAGCATAACTATCTGAAATTTTGGGTTAATGCTATCAAAGGACTTATTGCACTTCTAAATGGAGAATCAGAATCAG GCAATGAACAAACTG AAAATGTTGTCCTTTCTTATGGCGAATATCTCCACTGTCTTGGGGATTTTCCTTCGGCTACACAAATGTATGAGAGGGTTCTAGAGGCATTAAGCACACAAAACATGTCTGGAAAATTTTTATCAGCATGTAACATGATTCCAGAGGAGGTTTCTCTTGGGGCAACCTGTTCGTATGGCCAGCTCTTATCACATTCTGG GAAGTTCAATGAGGCAGAGGATTATCTCACAAGAGCGCTAAAGAAGGCTGAAGAGAAATTTG GTGCAAATCACCCAAAGGTCGGCATTGTCTTGACTTGTGTAGCTAGAATGTACAAACTGAAAAGCAAAAtcggaaggagagagagagaaagaaagaggaaaaaaaagggagagagagagattgaggagagggaggaaaaaagagaagaggatGACATACGAGGCCCAGTTGTAATAGACTCAGAATAA
- the LOC102720796 gene encoding zinc transporter 7 — MERVGQFLRQSNGLMAASLSARTCAEEVAKAEGAGCRDDAAAMRLKGLAIATILVAGVFGVGLPLVGRKRRALRTDSAVFVAAKAFAAGVILATGFVHMLHDAEHALSNPCLPAEPWRSFPFPGFVAMAAALATLVLDFLATRFYEGKHKAETARVKADAAAALAASSASDDDITVVTVTEDDNKAPLLQAHSHSHSHSHVHSHGHSHGHSHGHSHGHGHELVQAEGGGEGEVPAHVRSIVVSQILEMGIVSHSVIIGLSLGVSRSPCTIRPLVAALSFHQFFEGFALGGCIAQAQLKTLSAAMMACFFAITTPAGIAAGAGVASFYNANSPRALVVEGILDSVSAGILIYMSLVDLIAADFLGGKMTGSLRQQVTAYVALFLGALSMSSLAIWA; from the exons ATGGAGCGGGTTGGGCAGTTCCTGAGGCAGAGCAATG GTTTGATGGCGGCGTCGTTGTCGGCGAGGACGTGCGCGGAAGAGGTGGCGAAGGCGGAGGGGGCCGGGTGCcgggacgacgcggcggcgatgaggcTGAAGGGGCTGGCCATAGCGACGATACTGGTGGCGGGGGTGTTCGGGGTGGGGCTGCCGCTGGTGGGGCGGAAGCGCCGGGCGCTGCGGACGGACAGCGCCGTGTTcgtggcggcgaaggcgttCGCCGCAGGGGTGATCCTCGCCACGGGGTTCGTCCACATGCTGCACGACGCCGAGCACGCGCTGTCCAACCCCTGCCTCCCCGCGGAGCCATGGAGGAGCTTCCCTTTCCCGGGGttcgtcgccatggccgccgcgctcgccacGCTCGTGCTCGACTTCCTCGCCACCAGGTTCTACGAGGGCAAGCACAAGGCCGAGACCGCCCGCGTCaaggccgacgccgccgccgcgctcgccgcgtcATCGGCTAGCGACGACGACATCACCGTGGTCACCGTCACCGAGGACGACAACAAGGCGCCGCTCCTGCAAGCCCATTCCCACTCCCACTCCCACTCCCATGTCCACTCCCACGGCCATTCCCATGGTCACTCTCACGGCCACTCCCATGGACACGGCCACGAGCTGGTCCaagcggagggcggcggcgagggggaggtGCCGGCGCACGTGCGGTCCATCGTGGTGTCACAG ATACTTGAGATGGGGATTGTGTCGCATTCGGTGATCATCGGATTGTCGCTCGGGGTGTCACGGAGCCCCTGCACGATCAGGCCGCTTGTCGCGGCGCTCTCATTCCACCAGTTCTTTGAGGGGTTCGCACTTGGCGGGTGCATTGCTCAG GCACAATTGAAGACCCTATCAGCAGCTATGATGGCATGCTTCTTTGCCATCACAACACCAGCTGGGATCGCGGCTGGTGCTGGCGTCGCTTCATTCTACAACGCCAACAGCCCAAGGGCTCTAGTTGTGGAGGGCATCCTCGACTCCGTGTCGGCTGGCATCCTTATATACATGTCTCTGGTGGATCTCATCGCCGCGGACTTCCTGGGCGGGAAGATGACAGGGTCGCTGCGGCAGCAGGTGACGGCTTACGTCGCCTTGTTCCTCGGCGCACTCTCCATGTCATCACTTGCAATCTGGGCTTGA